The Xenopus laevis strain J_2021 chromosome 5L, Xenopus_laevis_v10.1, whole genome shotgun sequence genome has a segment encoding these proteins:
- the LOC108716144 gene encoding lamina-associated polypeptide 2, isoforms alpha/zeta-like yields MLDKRLCKKCLMEASNPPMEQLNNMMDWMQSTFKQSMATMVDEVTGKVMHNLSKQGCIPAASAGTTAGSSRTVQERDSTSSEGEKSETDTEEAEESAFIDFIEPLIRHMRITLDLDEEEPLPKQDKMFRSREKKTQVFPVHDVIASMINTEWETPDKKLGESKRFNRMFPFSEKDVKSWNSVPKVDAAITRVARRTTLPVDEGVSLKDAMERRQDAILKKLYLAGGKACKTTVATTSLTRANSIWISEVEKAVKEGADQDKILDIIQDIKTANSFASEASLEGARVAARFMSLAVAARRALWLRHWHADSQSKHNLCSLPFKGEFLFGEHLDQIISKASAGKSAFLPQDRKDRRNFRNQKPSFRDTKQYKPGKPFVHQPWRSRFRNQDKRDQKHEKKTA; encoded by the coding sequence ATGCTGGAtaaaaggctgtgcaaaaaatgcctaatggaggctaGCAATCCTCCCATGGAACAACTGAATAACATGATGGACTGGATGCAATCCACCTTTAAGCAATCCATGGCTACTATGGTAGATGAAGTCACGGGTAAAGTAATGCATAATCTGAGTAAACAAGGATGCATACCTGCTGCCAGTGCAGGGACGACAGCCGGATCATCTAGAACAGTACAAGAAAGAGATTCTACTTCCTCTGAAGGGGAAAAATCAGAAACAGATACAGAAGAAGCAGAGGAATCAGCTTTCATTGATTTTATTGAGCCACTCATAAGACACATGAGAATCACACTAGATTTAGATGAAGAAGAACCACTACCCAAACAAGATAAAATGTTCAGATCtagagaaaagaaaacacaggTGTTTCCGGTCCATGATGTGATTGCCAGCATGATAAATACGGAATGGGAAACCCCTGACAAAAAACTGGGGGAATCTAAGAGGTTTAACAGAATGTTTCCTTTTTcagaaaaagatgtaaaatctTGGAATTCTGTGCCCAAAGTAGATGCAGCAATCACCAGAGTGGCTAGACGAACAACATTGCCAGTGGATGAGGGAGTTTCCCTCAAAGATGCCATGGAAAGAAGGCAAGATGCCATTCTAAAGAAGCTGTACCTTGCAGGAGGGAAGGCTTGCAAAACAACGGTAGCAACCACATCACTCACCAGAGCCAACAGCATTTGGATATCTGAGGTTGAGAAAGCGGTTAAAGAAGGAGCAGATCAAGATAAAATTCTGGATATAATTCAAGACATTAAAACAGCAAACAGTTTTGCTTCTGAAGCCTCCCTTGAGGGAGCAAGGGTCGCAGCCAGATTCATGAGCCTTGCAGTTGCAGCCAGACGAGCACTGTGGTTGCGTCATTGGCACGCGGACTCTCAGTCCAAGCATAACCTCTGCTCcctgccatttaaaggagaattccttTTTGGGGAACATTTAGATCAAATAATCTCCAAGGCGTCAGCTGGGAAATCAGCTTTTCTGCCGCAAGATCGTAAAGATAGAAGAAATTTCAGAAATCAAAAGCCTTCATTTCGGGATACCAAACAATACAAACCAGGAAAACCCTTTGTCCATCAGCCCTGGAGATCCAGGTTTCGTAAccaagacaaaagagatcagaaACATGAGAAGAAAACAGCATGA